A window of Thermodesulfatator atlanticus DSM 21156 contains these coding sequences:
- a CDS encoding IS5/IS1182 family transposase — MFKKDNSPITIGEHLIYQNLPEDILSRINKLIDWKPFESILGKLYPSKVGRKAYNPVLMLKILIIQQIYGHSDPEMELMLKGNLFYRRFLGISALDPVPDYSTISRFRSNLKSMNLYR, encoded by the coding sequence ATGTTTAAAAAAGACAATTCTCCTATCACTATAGGCGAACATCTCATCTATCAAAATCTCCCTGAAGACATCCTCTCTCGCATTAATAAACTCATCGACTGGAAACCTTTCGAATCTATCCTCGGTAAACTCTACCCCTCTAAAGTCGGACGCAAGGCCTATAACCCCGTCCTTATGCTCAAAATCCTTATCATCCAGCAAATCTATGGCCATTCTGATCCCGAAATGGAACTCATGCTCAAAGGCAATCTCTTCTACCGCCGCTTCCTGGGCATCTCTGCTCTCGACCCTGTCCCTGACTACTCCACTATCTCACGTTTCCGTTCCAACCTCAAATCTATGAACCTTTACCG
- a CDS encoding NAD-dependent epimerase/dehydratase family protein, giving the protein MKKALVCGAGGFIGHHLVKRLKKEGYWVRGVDLKYPEFSETEADDFVIGDLRDPYFVRHIIDMKFDEVYQLAADMGGAGFVFTGDNDADIMHNSALINLNILDICHKRNIKRIFYSSSACVYPKYNQEDPNNPKCSEGSAYPAMPDSEYGWEKLFSERLYLAYHRNYGMEVRIARYHNIFGPEGTWRGGREKAPAALCRKVALAKLRGDDYIEVWGDGKQTRSFLYIDECIEGTLKLMRSDFTGPVNIGSEEMVTIDQLAEMIMDIAGVKLKIKHVPGPQGVRGRNSDNRLIYEKLGWKPTMPLREGLEITYKWIEEEVRKALEKGEKL; this is encoded by the coding sequence ATGAAAAAAGCGTTGGTGTGCGGGGCAGGTGGATTTATCGGGCATCATCTTGTTAAAAGATTGAAAAAGGAAGGTTATTGGGTGAGAGGCGTTGATCTTAAGTATCCAGAATTTAGCGAAACAGAGGCTGATGATTTTGTTATAGGAGATTTAAGAGATCCTTATTTTGTTCGTCATATAATTGATATGAAGTTTGATGAAGTTTATCAACTGGCGGCAGATATGGGAGGTGCCGGCTTTGTATTTACAGGAGATAATGATGCAGATATTATGCATAATTCAGCTCTTATAAATCTCAATATATTAGACATCTGCCACAAAAGAAACATAAAAAGAATCTTCTACTCATCATCTGCTTGTGTATATCCCAAATATAATCAAGAAGATCCTAATAATCCTAAATGTTCAGAAGGTTCTGCTTATCCTGCTATGCCTGATAGTGAATATGGGTGGGAAAAACTTTTTAGTGAAAGGCTTTATCTCGCTTATCATAGAAATTATGGGATGGAAGTAAGAATTGCTAGATATCATAATATTTTTGGACCAGAAGGTACTTGGAGAGGTGGAAGAGAAAAAGCTCCGGCAGCTCTTTGTAGAAAAGTAGCTTTAGCTAAACTGCGAGGAGATGATTATATAGAAGTATGGGGAGATGGTAAACAAACTAGGTCGTTTTTGTATATTGATGAATGTATAGAAGGCACCCTTAAGCTTATGAGGTCAGATTTTACTGGTCCAGTGAATATAGGTTCAGAAGAAATGGTAACTATAGATCAATTAGCAGAAATGATTATGGATATTGCCGGAGTTAAATTAAAGATAAAACATGTGCCAGGTCCTCAGGGTGTAAGAGGAAGAAATTCAGACAATAGGCTTATTTATGAAAAATTGGGTTGGAAACCGACGATGCCTTTGAGGGAAGGATTAGAGATTACCTATAAATGGATAGAGGAGGAGGTTAGAAAAGCGCTGGAAAAAGGAGAGAAATTGTAA
- a CDS encoding glycosyltransferase family 4 protein, giving the protein MRILIHDYAGHPFQVQLSRKLAERGYEILHIYSLSVLTPRGRLKKIKNDPKNLNIKGIALSKVIAKYSYLKRYFQEKKYAKLLIKEIKKFDPDIIISSNTPIVIQEVLLNFSKKSNIKFIFWLQDIYGIGIEKVLTKKIPLFGKVMAKYFINLERNLLENSDKIILITEDFQSILKSWGVNTDKCIVIHNWAPLEEIPVYLKDNPWARDHYLHDKFCFMYSGTLGIKHNPELLLKLAEAFKENKRIKVVVISEGLGAEWLKEKKKEKSLDNLFIMKFQPFEVLPQVLASADVLVAILEADAGIFSVPSKVLTYHCVGRPLLLAVPQENLAAKIIRKYNTGITVDPRDIHAFVNAARRLLENKTLRSKLGINARKYAEEHFNIEKITDKFEWIIKDVLKTS; this is encoded by the coding sequence ATGCGAATTCTAATACACGATTACGCTGGTCATCCTTTTCAAGTTCAGCTAAGCCGTAAATTGGCAGAAAGGGGATATGAGATATTACATATATATTCGCTTTCTGTTTTAACACCAAGAGGAAGACTTAAGAAAATAAAAAATGATCCTAAAAATTTAAATATTAAAGGAATTGCTTTATCTAAAGTTATTGCAAAGTATTCTTATTTAAAGAGATATTTCCAAGAGAAAAAATATGCAAAATTATTGATAAAAGAAATAAAAAAATTCGATCCAGATATTATTATTTCTTCTAATACTCCTATTGTGATACAAGAAGTTTTACTCAATTTTTCAAAGAAATCTAATATTAAATTTATTTTTTGGCTGCAGGATATATATGGAATTGGGATCGAGAAAGTTTTAACTAAAAAGATACCATTATTTGGGAAAGTGATGGCGAAGTATTTTATTAATCTTGAACGAAATTTATTAGAAAATAGTGATAAAATTATTCTTATTACAGAAGATTTTCAATCCATTTTAAAAAGTTGGGGAGTAAATACTGATAAATGTATTGTTATTCATAACTGGGCTCCATTAGAGGAAATTCCTGTATATCTGAAAGATAATCCATGGGCTAGAGATCATTATCTACATGATAAATTTTGTTTTATGTATTCGGGAACTTTAGGGATAAAACATAATCCTGAGTTGCTATTAAAATTGGCCGAAGCTTTTAAAGAAAATAAAAGAATCAAAGTTGTAGTGATTTCGGAAGGTTTAGGAGCGGAGTGGTTAAAAGAGAAAAAGAAAGAAAAAAGTTTAGATAATCTTTTTATAATGAAATTTCAGCCTTTTGAAGTGTTGCCGCAGGTTCTAGCCTCGGCGGATGTTTTGGTGGCTATTCTTGAGGCAGATGCTGGAATCTTTTCAGTACCTTCAAAAGTGCTCACTTATCACTGTGTAGGTCGTCCCCTACTTTTAGCTGTCCCACAAGAAAATTTAGCTGCTAAAATCATAAGAAAATATAATACAGGAATCACTGTAGACCCTAGAGACATACACGCTTTTGTAAATGCTGCCCGGAGACTGCTTGAGAATAAAACATTAAGAAGTAAACTAGGTATTAATGCTCGAAAATATGCTGAGGAACACTTTAATATTGAAAAAATTACTGACAAATTTGAGTGGATTATAAAGGATGTTTTAAAAACTTCATAA